Within the Arachis duranensis cultivar V14167 chromosome 10, aradu.V14167.gnm2.J7QH, whole genome shotgun sequence genome, the region CTCTCATCaaacttattctttttctttaaattctttaaccactttttttaatttgaatcctaACTTAGATGAGAGAGAGTATTCTATAAAAAACATTGCTTTTtgctttatcttttttttttctttctcttctattcTTTATTCCTAAAGATTGTGAAATTAAAGTGACGCTTAAATGAATGTTCTCTGCTAtttgaatacacaaaatatgatctatttttaatataccatttaaaaaataaagaaaaattgaagatcAAAACATTTGTTAAGAGTTTCAACTTGAAAATTTAGATGTGTATTAACAATGTTTAAAAGGgaataaacacaaaaatatttagaagaGTAAATGAGTTGAAACCCGCCGAGTCGATCCATATAACTCACCAAAAAAGTGGACCAGACTAAAAAtcgataaaatatatattaaaatataaaatatatcttaaaaataaattaaattacatatataatcgtattaaaatatataatatattttaaaataaattaaattatacatatatttatacataaatatgcataactgattttggtatataaataatattcttttatatataattatataacaaaTAAAGAAGATTAGTGACAGAAAGTATTACTATTACTATTATGTTAGGGTGAGAAAGAAGGCAAAGCAAGGTAAAAAGGCTTTATGAATTATGATACGGCATCCCTTACCTCACCCAAAACCCAACTACACTCGCTCttatattttctatttcaatATTCATTTAAACCCAACACACACGTTTCAAGTTTCAACCATCTTCATAAAATTAACTCCaacctcttttcttcttccttctttcttctttctttttctttccttctgtCATCCCCatccttttcttacttgtatttCTATATATTCATATTCATCTCTATCTTCCTTATTATTTCCATCTTTTCTGCAAACTACTTTGTTCTCTTAATTCAGCCaaagaagaaaattaaataacagtGTTATGGAAATGATGCCATACCACCTTTGcccctttatttttttttgttataaagttTTTGACTTTCCTGTTTTCTGCACTAAAAAATGTTACTTTTAATTAGATGGGTACTTTGGGTATTTTAGATAACCGGTTATTGATAAAATTTGTGGACTTTTTCTTACTACTAATGGGAACTTAGTTATCAATTTTCTGAATTTTGGATTGtgggtttgtgtgttttttcttaGGGCTGCAGCAATTCCAGGAACAGAAGGTGGAACTGTTCTTCAAATGAAATTGGTTTATAATCACTTGGCTCCTTTGGTTCTCTTGTTTCTACAGTGGATGGATTGTTCCTGTGCTAGCTTTCTACACAGATATTTCAATCTCTTCCACATAGTTATATACAAGGTAGAGATAGAAAAGTTATGTCATTTCTTTGTTGGATTTTGATTCAATAAATTTggtattgttgttgtttgttcCATATGGTCTTATGGAATTTAATGGGGTTTCCAATATGTTTTTATTGATTGATACatgtttttttgtctttttatgttttacCTAAGATACACAATGATGGTAGAAACATGTCTAGTCATGGAAGGAAAGCTACCATAGGGGACTTTTATGGTATGTGAATATTTGACTTGTGAAGAGGCCTTTTATTTGTTGTAATttgtttttgtctcatgaaaaaTGTGAAATAGTGCAAAACTCTTTTCATTTATAGCTAGCTGCCTTGACTGATTATTTCGGaaaaatttgaattcttttaGCTGTTATATTGCCATCTCTCCAGCGGCTTCACGGTAGCTTGGAGAAGTTGGAAACTTCAAAAGAAGGCCAATCATTGAGCATGGAACATTCAAGTTATGGCAAGAAGATGATTGTTGAAGGTGATGGGAAACTAACCAATGTTGACTTGcaaagagaggatgaatgtgaTATTTGCTTAGAGCCTTGCACCAAAATGGTCCTGCCTAATTGTTGCCATGCCATGTGTATCCGGTGCTACCGCAAGTGGTAAATTGCTTTCTTCATATCTCATGTTGTTGTCAACTTGCATACTTTACAGTGAAAATTGCAATTAACTCACCTGAATTTTGGTTAATGTGTAATTTAtgctaaaaaatttttttaagatgtaCAATTCGACGTCCTGAGGTTATAAGCGGCGCAAAAGGGGCTTTCCATTAACTTTTCTTCTAAAATTACCCGTTGACGTCATTTTTTCGACAAAGTTACCCAGTAATAGAAGggtaattttggaagaaaagtTAGCCAAAGGTCTTTTTTAGCACCTTTTACAACTTCAGCTCTATCAAATTGTACATTTTTACCAAATTTCAAGGGGTATAATTAAGTATTTTCCCACTTCATATGCCAATGGCAATTTAACACTCATCATGTTCTGGTCTTTTTGCCCGACCTATAGGAACACCCGGTCGCAGTCTTGCCCTTTCTGCCGCGGTAGCTTGAGGAGGGTTAACTCTGAGGATCTTTGGGTGCTAACTTGCAATGAAGATGTTGTTGATGCTGAAACAGTTTCTAAGGAAGACTTGTGGCGTTTCTACCTTTATATCAATAAGCTACCAAAACATCACCCAGAAGCACTTTTTGTAATGTACTATGAATATCTCATTTGAACTTTTATATACCAATAAGAAGGAACCAAAGAAATGTACAGAATAGGAAAAAATTACAAATGTGAATAGAGTCtggtaaaagaaagaaaattgattCTTTAATCAATATTTTATCACAGCTTTGATAAGAGAAAAATTTCTGGTTTTTTAACCCAGAAAAAGAAACACTCTTCTTAGTACTGTGATATTATACATTGTCTCCattatagaaataaaaatgttaCATTTAACTTGGGAGTCCTTATTTGAG harbors:
- the LOC107469015 gene encoding E3 ubiquitin-protein ligase AIRP2; this encodes CGLFLTTNGNLVINFLNFGLWVCVFFLRAAAIPGTEGGTVLQMKLVYNHLAPLVLLFLQWMDCSCASFLHRYFNLFHIVIYKIHNDGRNMSSHGRKATIGDFYAVILPSLQRLHGSLEKLETSKEGQSLSMEHSSYGKKMIVEGDGKLTNVDLQREDECDICLEPCTKMVLPNCCHAMCIRCYRKWNTRSQSCPFCRGSLRRVNSEDLWVLTCNEDVVDAETVSKEDLWRFYLYINKLPKHHPEALFVMYYEYLI